The window CTGGTGAAAGTATCGCCTGAGGCGTTCAAGATCGCGTTGCTGGAGAGGTAGATGACGGCGCCGTTGCCGCTGGCAGCGTTGTCGTGGAAGTAGGTCCGCGTGATGGTGGTTGGAAGCTGGTTGCCCAGATTGTCGGTTACGAAAATCGCGCCCCCATTGCTATGCGCCGTATTGTTGAAGATCTGAACTCCATCGATAGTCACTTGCCCGCTGCGATTGTATATCGCGCCGCCGTTACTCGCGGAGTTATAGGCGATCGAACGATCGACCGTCGGTGGACGATTGGTGCCCGGGCCAATTGTCACCGTGCCGCCGGAATTGTAAATCGCTGCGCCGGAGGTCGCGCTGTTGTTGAGAAACGTAAAGTTGTTCGAGGCGATATTGAGCCGCGCGTTGGGTGCGACGAAGATCGCGCCGCCGTTGGTTGCGCTGTCGTCGGTAAACCTGATCGGCAGCTCGGCGGTCTGATCGTTGATATTGACGGTGCCGCCCTGGATATCGATCGCGCCACCTTCGTTGAGCGGACCATTACCCGACAAGCTGCTGTTCACCAGGTTCGCCCCGCCCGAGATCGTCGTGGTAGCGCCGGGCCGGTTGGTGATGATTCCACCCGAGAAAGGGACACTGCCGCGTTTCTCATTTGAATAACCGCAGCTCTTTCCCGCCCACGGCTTTATTGTCAGCGTCCCGGAATTGTTGATGACACTCGACGAATTACTGCCGTTGGTTGTTAGCCCTACTCCCCACAGAGTCAGATTCGCTCCGCTGGCGACCGTTACGTACGCCGCTCCTTCGATACCTGTACACTGCAAGCCTCTGCCGTGTCCTGGTTCGATAGTTAGAGTCCCTTCGATCGTTGGAAGCGGACTGGTAACCGTCGCGTTGAGCGGCAAATCGATGATGTCGTTGCCGCTGCCCGAGGCGCATTGCTTGTTCGGCTGACCCTTGGCGTTGTGGTTTTCGATCGCGCGCCGAATCGAGCATCGGCCAAAGAAGAGGAAGGGCTCCCCGGCCTCATCGACGGTGATGGTGTTGGCGTTCGCGAAGGTCGGTGCTGCGATACAGAAGGTGAGGATTAGGACCAGCCAAAGAGCAAATTGCGCAGACTGAGCCGAGTCAGTCGATTCCTGATGCCCCGAAGGTGCACCCATCACTTATCTATTCCCTTTCAATCAAAGCTAATCGCAAGAAGTTACAACGGCGATTAGTTTTACACAACTGGGATCTTTTCCTCACCGCTCTCAACTAGTTAACGACTTTAAAAGCGCGATAAGCGCGCTCCTCATTCGTGGTATGGCGCTTCATCAGGAAATAAGGAAAGTGCTTCGCGCGCTTACCGGTACCGGCCCGTTCGGGGCCTCCGAGATCTTTCGACTCCGGCATGACTCCGCTCAAGATGACAGATTGGATGGCAGCCAATTGATCGAGATGGGCGGCCAAGACATTTCTTCGCGGACTCTCAGGATGACGGAATAGAGACCGGCCGATCGAGCTGGATGAGTGATTTGGTGGATGGCGGTCGCGTTCGACTGCGACTTAGGATTCCGCCTTTTCGGCGGGGACTGCGTGCAGGACGGAGAACTTTGCGCTCAGGTGTTCGCCTCTCAGCATCAGGTAGGGGCCTGACAGGACGTAGGCTGCGCCCAATACGAAGGCTGTCATTTGTGGGATCGCGAACAACGCGGCGACTGCGACGATGATCGCGATAACCAGCTCGACGCGTGCGCGCTTGTCGAGCTGCATGCTCTTGAAGCTGGGATAGGGCACGCGCGAAATCATCAGCCACGCGAGCGCTAGCGTTATCGGCACCATCACGAAACAGAGCGCGCGCGGCGATTCGAATTCGAAATAGCTGTAGGCGAGCGCAGTCGTTGCGATGAGCAGCGCGGCGCCCGGGATCGGCAGGCCCACGAAGCGGCGCTTGTCGAGCGTCGCAGTCTGCACGTTGAAACGCGCCAGCCTGAGCGCGCCGCACAGCAGGAACAATCCCGAGACCGCGACGCCGAACGAGCCGATGGTCTTGAGCGCCCACACGTAGGAAAGCATCGCGGGCGCCGCGCCGAACGCGACCACGTCGCACAGGCTGTCATACTCGACGCCGAACTGGCTGGAGGTTTTCGAGATGCGCGCAACACGGCCGTCGAGGCCGTCGCAGAAAAACGCCAGGATGATCATGACGGCGGCGAGCTCAAAATGCCCGTTGACCGCCGACACCATCGAGTAGAAACCCGACAGCAATCCGAGCGAGGTGATCGTCGCCGGAACGAGAAAGATGCCGCGCCGCAGCGGATCGGCCATCCGCTCGGCGCGGATTCGCCCCGAAATCAGATGCATCCGCGAGCGATCCGCGCGAGTGCGGCGCACGCGCTGGCTCACTGCTCGAGTTCTCCGATGACGGAGCGGCCGGCGCGCACGCGCTGACCGAGACTCACTGTCACGTGGTATTCGGGCGGGATGAAGTGATCGACGCGGCTGCCGAACATAATCAGGCCGATGCGCTGGCCTGGCTGGATCCTATCATGCGAGCGCAGGCGGCACACGATTCGCCGTGCGAGGTAGCCGGCGACCTGGACCATCGCATGAACGCGGCCCGCGCCGTCGCGCATCAGGATTTTGTTGCGCTCGTTATGCTCGCTGGCTTGGTCGCTGAACGCGGCGCGGAATTCTCCCGGCGTATGCTCGACGCCGATGACCTCGCCGCCAATCGGTGCGCGATTGACGTGCACGTTGAGCGGCGACATGAAGACCGACACGCGCTTGTAGTTGCGCGCGCCGCTGCCCGGTATCGCAGCCTCGGAGATATCGGTGACCTTGCCGTCGGCGCCGGAGATGATCACGCCTTGGGTCGATGCGGGGAAGCGCTCGGGATCGCGAAAGAACATCGCGACCGCGATCGCGAAGATGATCACGGCGCCGCCGATGATGGTCAGTCCGAACGCGAGCAGGATCAATCCAAGCGCGAGCACCGCCATCGAAATGGCGACGCCTTCGGCCGCGATGTGCACCAGGCGCGCGATAAATGCGAGGAACCGATTCGGCGCCGGCCTGAGAGTCGGGTGATTGTCAGCCAAGGCGACTAGTTCCTTGACTTGTCGACAAGCCGATCGCTCGCGAGCCACGGCATGAAGGAGCGCAGCTTGCGGCCGACCTCCTCGAGCTGATGGCTCTCGCCTTCCTTGCGCATCCGCTTGAAGTTGGGCAGCCCGGCGCGATACTCGGCGATCCACTCGTTGGCGAACTTGCCTGACTGGATGTCAGCGAGGATCTGCTTCATCGCGGCGCGCGATTCGGGGCCGACCACTTTCTTGCCGCGCGTCATGTCGCCGTATTCCGCCGTGTTGCTGATCGAGTAGCGCATGTTGGAGATGCCGCCCTCGTAAATCAGGTCGACGATCAGCTTCACTTCGTGTACGCACTCGAAATACGCCATCTCGGGCGCATAGCCGGCCGCGACGAGGGTCTCGAACCCGGCGCGGATTAGCTCGGTGAGGCCGCCGCACAGCACCGATTGCTCGCCGAAGAGATCGGTCTCGGTCTCTTCCTTGTAGGTGGTCTCGATAATCGCCGCGCGGCCGCCGCCGATGGCGCTGCCCCATGCGAGGCCGACCTTGGTCGTATCGCCGGAGGGATCCTGCTCGACCGCGAGCAGGCACGGAACGCCGCGACCCTTGGTGTATTCCGATCGCACGAGATGGCCCGGGCCCTTGGGCGCGATCATAAAGACATTGACGTCCTTGGGCGGCTTGACGAACTTGAAATGGATATTGAAGCCGTGGCCGAAGGCGAGGTACTTGCCCTTGGTCAGATGGGGCGCGATTTCCTTTTCGTAGATCTCGCCCGCCATCTCGTCCGGCACGAGCATCATGATGACCTCGGCCTGCTTCGCTGCCTCGGCGGTATCCAACACGGGCAGACCCTGCTTGATGGCCTTGTCGCGCGAGGGTGAGGTCGGGCTCAGTCCGACGCGGACATCGAAGCCGCTGTCGCGCAGATTGAGCGCATGGGCGTGGCCTTGGCTGCCGAAACCGATGACGGCGATTTTCTTGCCGCGCAGCGCGTTTAGATCGGCGTCGCGGTCGTAATAGACCTTCATGGCGTGTTTCTCCTAGTCGGATTCGCGAGGGCGGCGATGGTTTTCGCCGTTGAGCTGGACCGACCGCTGCATCGCGACTTTGCCGGAGCGTACCACTTCCTTGATGCCGAGTGGACGGACGAGCGCGATAAATGCCTTGATCTTGTCGGAGTCGCCGGTCACTTCAACAGTGACGGCGCGGGGACCGATATCGACTATATGAGCGCGGAAGGCGCTTACGATCGAATCGAGTTCCGAGCGCGTGCGCTCATCGACGGCGACCTTCACCATCACCATCTCGCGCTCGAGGATTTCGACTTCGTTGAAGTCGATGACCTTGATTACGGGGATCAGCTTGTTGAGCTGCTTGTTGATCTGCTCGAGAACCTGCTCGTCGCCGCTGGTGACCAGCACGATCCGCGACACGGTCGGATCGATTGGATCCTCGTTGACGGTCAGGGATTCGATGTTATAGCCGCGGCTGGAAAAAAGTCCGGCCACGCGCGCGAGCACGCCGAATTCGTTCTCAACCAGTACCGATATCGTATGACTTGTCATGCGGTGGGGTGCGTGCGCTCATGGCCGGACTCGCAGCTCAGTGGGCCGCCTCGGCCGCCTGGTAGCGATGAAGGATCTCCATCATGCGATCCTTGGAGGCCAGCTTGAGCTTCTGAATCCGTTTCTCCTCGATTTCTTCGTCGTTGGTTAGATGCGCTTTGTGCCGATAATCTTCGAGTTTTCGTTTGAGCGCCAGATGTTCTTCGTAGAGCCTCTTCAGTTCGTCGTCGTGGGTGAGATGCTGCCGGATTAGTTCTTCGTCTCTTCGCTCCATACGGCCTCCGTTACACGGACCTGCCCGGACTTCGCGGCGAGTTTCACCGCGGCGTCGGGCGGTCGAATATACAACGGTTCAAGTGTCGCAGCCTGCGCGATATCTCCGCGCGCCAGCTTCGCCGCGCCAATAGCGGCGATACATGGCCCGCGCTGGTCCAGCTTCGATGTGTCGAGTACCGCCACCACGTGGCCCCGGTTGCCGATCAGGGCCGCCGCATCCTTCGCCCTCGAGTCACCGGCGAGAACAACGTCGCCTGCGATGTGCGAAGCCAAGTCTTCGAGCACGATCAACAAGTCTTCCGATACTTTCTCTAACCCATCCGACACGACACGGTAAAGAGCCGCGA of the Candidatus Binataceae bacterium genome contains:
- a CDS encoding choice-of-anchor Q domain-containing protein, whose product is MGAPSGHQESTDSAQSAQFALWLVLILTFCIAAPTFANANTITVDEAGEPFLFFGRCSIRRAIENHNAKGQPNKQCASGSGNDIIDLPLNATVTSPLPTIEGTLTIEPGHGRGLQCTGIEGAAYVTVASGANLTLWGVGLTTNGSNSSSVINNSGTLTIKPWAGKSCGYSNEKRGSVPFSGGIITNRPGATTTISGGANLVNSSLSGNGPLNEGGAIDIQGGTVNINDQTAELPIRFTDDSATNGGAIFVAPNARLNIASNNFTFLNNSATSGAAIYNSGGTVTIGPGTNRPPTVDRSIAYNSASNGGAIYNRSGQVTIDGVQIFNNTAHSNGGAIFVTDNLGNQLPTTITRTYFHDNAASGNGAVIYLSSNAILNASGDTFTSDRALQRGATYVDTGSQMKVVNCTFLGGSPNPEGITVGSGAAEVVFSTIAASNLLGSASSIRLSNSLLQSVSCNQAVVDDGLNLQSASALCPPSIPDMVPALVLTLANHGGLTPTIALSNGSPAIDAIPVGDCIDQEGNKVTVDQRGFGRPAGPACDIGAFEFGAVPVP
- the pssA gene encoding CDP-diacylglycerol--serine O-phosphatidyltransferase — its product is MSQRVRRTRADRSRMHLISGRIRAERMADPLRRGIFLVPATITSLGLLSGFYSMVSAVNGHFELAAVMIILAFFCDGLDGRVARISKTSSQFGVEYDSLCDVVAFGAAPAMLSYVWALKTIGSFGVAVSGLFLLCGALRLARFNVQTATLDKRRFVGLPIPGAALLIATTALAYSYFEFESPRALCFVMVPITLALAWLMISRVPYPSFKSMQLDKRARVELVIAIIVAVAALFAIPQMTAFVLGAAYVLSGPYLMLRGEHLSAKFSVLHAVPAEKAES
- a CDS encoding phosphatidylserine decarboxylase is translated as MADNHPTLRPAPNRFLAFIARLVHIAAEGVAISMAVLALGLILLAFGLTIIGGAVIIFAIAVAMFFRDPERFPASTQGVIISGADGKVTDISEAAIPGSGARNYKRVSVFMSPLNVHVNRAPIGGEVIGVEHTPGEFRAAFSDQASEHNERNKILMRDGAGRVHAMVQVAGYLARRIVCRLRSHDRIQPGQRIGLIMFGSRVDHFIPPEYHVTVSLGQRVRAGRSVIGELEQ
- the ilvC gene encoding ketol-acid reductoisomerase; translated protein: MKVYYDRDADLNALRGKKIAVIGFGSQGHAHALNLRDSGFDVRVGLSPTSPSRDKAIKQGLPVLDTAEAAKQAEVIMMLVPDEMAGEIYEKEIAPHLTKGKYLAFGHGFNIHFKFVKPPKDVNVFMIAPKGPGHLVRSEYTKGRGVPCLLAVEQDPSGDTTKVGLAWGSAIGGGRAAIIETTYKEETETDLFGEQSVLCGGLTELIRAGFETLVAAGYAPEMAYFECVHEVKLIVDLIYEGGISNMRYSISNTAEYGDMTRGKKVVGPESRAAMKQILADIQSGKFANEWIAEYRAGLPNFKRMRKEGESHQLEEVGRKLRSFMPWLASDRLVDKSRN
- the ilvN gene encoding acetolactate synthase small subunit, producing the protein MTSHTISVLVENEFGVLARVAGLFSSRGYNIESLTVNEDPIDPTVSRIVLVTSGDEQVLEQINKQLNKLIPVIKVIDFNEVEILEREMVMVKVAVDERTRSELDSIVSAFRAHIVDIGPRAVTVEVTGDSDKIKAFIALVRPLGIKEVVRSGKVAMQRSVQLNGENHRRPRESD